A portion of the Catalinimonas alkaloidigena genome contains these proteins:
- a CDS encoding ATP-dependent helicase: protein MRLKLDSLNEPQREAVLHTEGPLMVIAGAGSGKTRVLIYRIAHLIEQSTDPFRIMALTFTNKAANEMRQRIEKMIGNEARNIWMGTFHSIFSRILRFEAERLNYPSNFTIYDTDDSKSLLRSIIREAALDDKVYKPNVVLGRISMAKNRLISWQTYINDPFYRADDEVAGRPEMGRLYKLYQQRCFKSGAMDFDDLLFNTNVLFRDHPDVLHKYQHRFRYLLVDEFQDTNVSQYLITKKLAAVHRNLCVVGDDAQSIYAFRGADIQNILNFEKDYPELKTVRLEQNYRSTRNIVEVANSLIKHNDRQLRKEVWTDNEQGDQIELIKASSDAEEARLVATSIFEDKMNGALRNQDFAILYRTNAQSRNVEEALRKMNIKYRIVGGLSFYQRKEIKDLLAYLRFVVNHNDEEALKRIINLPKRGIGDTTIAKLIVMANENDVSLWDIIGNIYTAMSGRTANSIDAFANLIKSFDLAMQTKNAFEVASQVARESGLLKELYEDKTPEGISRYENVQELLNAIKEFVDNPENEDKTLGTFLQTVSLLTSWEDDQNKDPDRVTLMTIHSAKGLEFRNVYVVGMEEDLFPSQMMLNSREDLEEERRLFYVAITRAEKKLTLSYALSRYRFGNIRSCEPSRFLQELDGQYLKVTRRFRTEEAAPRPTRFAAQFKRAGAPVKRIPVNGKSAHQPSANFRPSDPMRLKAGMTVEHPKFGFGTVSAVEVQGNDRKARINFQQHGEKTLLLSFAKLMIHE from the coding sequence ATGCGACTGAAGCTGGATTCGCTCAACGAGCCGCAACGTGAGGCGGTCCTCCATACCGAAGGACCGCTGATGGTCATTGCCGGAGCCGGCTCGGGCAAAACCCGCGTACTGATTTACCGCATTGCGCACCTGATCGAACAGAGCACGGACCCGTTCCGCATCATGGCCCTGACCTTTACCAACAAAGCGGCCAACGAAATGCGCCAGCGGATCGAGAAGATGATCGGCAACGAGGCGCGGAACATCTGGATGGGTACCTTCCACTCCATTTTTTCCCGCATTCTGCGGTTCGAAGCCGAGCGACTCAATTATCCGAGCAACTTCACCATCTACGACACCGACGATTCTAAATCGCTGCTGCGGTCCATCATCCGGGAGGCGGCGCTGGATGACAAAGTCTACAAACCGAACGTGGTACTGGGGCGGATCTCGATGGCGAAAAACCGCTTGATTTCCTGGCAGACGTACATCAACGATCCGTTTTACCGCGCCGACGACGAGGTGGCCGGCCGCCCGGAAATGGGACGCCTCTACAAACTGTACCAGCAGCGGTGTTTTAAATCGGGGGCGATGGATTTCGACGACCTGCTGTTCAACACGAATGTGCTGTTCCGCGACCACCCTGACGTGCTGCACAAGTACCAGCATCGCTTCCGGTACCTGCTGGTCGATGAGTTTCAGGACACGAACGTCTCGCAATACCTGATTACCAAAAAGCTGGCTGCCGTGCACCGCAACCTCTGTGTGGTGGGCGATGACGCGCAGAGCATTTACGCCTTCCGGGGGGCGGATATTCAGAACATCCTCAACTTCGAGAAGGATTACCCCGAGCTGAAAACCGTGCGTTTGGAGCAGAACTACCGTTCGACCCGCAACATTGTCGAAGTAGCCAATTCGCTCATCAAGCACAACGACCGCCAGCTGCGGAAAGAAGTCTGGACCGACAACGAACAGGGCGACCAGATCGAGCTGATCAAAGCTTCGAGCGATGCGGAAGAGGCCCGGCTGGTGGCGACCTCCATTTTCGAAGACAAAATGAACGGCGCGCTGCGCAACCAGGATTTCGCCATCTTGTACCGCACCAATGCCCAGTCGCGGAACGTGGAAGAGGCCCTGCGGAAGATGAACATCAAGTACCGCATCGTCGGGGGGCTGTCGTTCTACCAGCGCAAAGAAATCAAGGATCTGCTGGCGTACCTGCGGTTTGTGGTCAATCACAACGACGAGGAGGCGCTGAAGCGCATCATCAACCTGCCCAAGCGCGGCATCGGCGATACGACCATCGCGAAGCTGATCGTGATGGCCAACGAAAACGACGTTTCGTTGTGGGACATCATCGGCAACATCTACACGGCCATGTCGGGGCGGACGGCGAACTCGATCGATGCGTTCGCCAACCTGATCAAGAGTTTCGACCTCGCTATGCAGACCAAGAATGCCTTCGAAGTGGCGTCGCAGGTGGCACGCGAGTCGGGCTTGCTGAAGGAACTCTACGAAGACAAAACTCCGGAAGGCATCTCACGTTACGAGAACGTACAGGAATTGCTGAACGCCATCAAAGAGTTTGTCGACAACCCGGAAAACGAAGACAAAACCCTGGGCACGTTTTTGCAAACCGTCTCGTTATTAACGAGTTGGGAAGACGATCAGAACAAAGATCCTGACCGGGTAACCCTGATGACCATCCACTCGGCCAAGGGACTGGAGTTCCGGAATGTGTATGTGGTGGGTATGGAAGAGGACCTGTTTCCCTCGCAGATGATGCTCAACAGCCGCGAAGATCTGGAAGAAGAGCGCCGCCTGTTTTACGTCGCCATCACCCGTGCGGAGAAAAAGCTCACCCTCTCGTACGCGCTGAGCCGCTACCGTTTCGGGAACATTCGCAGTTGCGAGCCCAGCCGGTTTCTGCAGGAGCTGGACGGCCAATACCTGAAAGTGACGCGCCGTTTCCGGACCGAAGAGGCCGCGCCGCGCCCCACGCGTTTTGCGGCGCAGTTCAAGCGGGCCGGTGCGCCGGTGAAACGCATTCCTGTGAATGGAAAGAGCGCCCATCAGCCCTCGGCCAATTTCCGGCCCAGCGACCCGATGCGCCTGAAGGCAGGCATGACGGTAGAGCACCCCAAATTTGGGTTCGGTACCGTCAGCGCTGTCGAAGTGCAGGGCAACGACCGCAAGGCCCGTATTAATTTTCAGCAACATGGCGAAAAGACGTTACTTTTGAGCTTCGCCAAGCTGATGATCCACGAGTAA
- a CDS encoding ferritin, with protein sequence MKDLLRQRVFIPEASAALLNQQIALEAASSSAYLAMAAWCDQHGFDHTAGHFYKQSEEERKHMLKLFHYLSDMGGLAVSPPLSEVQHEFASLRDVFESALDHEVQVTESINKIVAACRKSNDFATENFMQWYVKEQVEEEYIVRRALELIDLAEAGSLDLIELDERLAQISYPATEE encoded by the coding sequence ATGAAAGATCTACTCAGACAAAGAGTTTTTATTCCTGAGGCCTCGGCCGCCTTGCTGAACCAACAAATTGCGTTGGAAGCTGCGTCTTCGTCCGCTTACCTGGCGATGGCCGCCTGGTGCGATCAGCACGGCTTCGACCATACGGCGGGACACTTCTACAAGCAGTCGGAAGAGGAGCGCAAGCACATGCTGAAGTTGTTTCACTACCTGAGCGACATGGGTGGACTGGCCGTTTCGCCGCCGCTGTCGGAAGTACAACATGAGTTCGCTTCGCTGCGCGACGTGTTCGAAAGTGCGCTGGACCATGAGGTGCAGGTTACGGAATCAATCAACAAGATTGTGGCCGCCTGCCGCAAAAGCAACGATTTCGCAACGGAGAATTTCATGCAGTGGTACGTGAAGGAACAGGTGGAAGAGGAGTACATCGTGCGCCGCGCGTTGGAGTTGATCGACCTAGCCGAAGCAGGCAGCCTCGACCTGATTGAGCTGGACGAACGCCTGGCACAAATCTCGTACCCCGCTACCGAAGAATAA
- a CDS encoding SMP-30/gluconolactonase/LRE family protein, with the protein MKPLFFSILGVFFSVQVHAQSAASQPYKPGASLKPGEPQLLFSFPDYIAQPDGMAVDPEGNVFFSCPNSSAPAYPGLLVKITPDYQWEVAYNLPAHPTTHKAVPMGISFGPDGNLYIADNQYNLDSNFQSRILRLNMENGKPVGVDVVAKGLKHPNALRWHKNDLYITDTKWRTSDDMHTSGIFRIASHEMENDSVQIQPSMEERHLIATFEAIPQDGNDLGTDGMDFDSQGNLFVGMFTDGRVFKLTFDQSGAVNSKEEFLKLGTIPCCDGIFIDKTTDHLYIADSELNAIHVVTKKGEVRTLAKNGDTDGADGGLDQPCEPLLVGDKLFVANYDQPNSPSFVNKQADGVHTMSIIQVPAEFLSTQSTTQR; encoded by the coding sequence ATGAAGCCTCTATTTTTCTCGATACTAGGTGTCTTTTTTAGCGTGCAGGTGCACGCGCAATCCGCAGCCTCTCAGCCGTATAAACCCGGTGCTTCCCTCAAACCCGGCGAACCGCAGCTGTTGTTTTCGTTTCCCGACTACATTGCGCAGCCCGATGGCATGGCGGTCGACCCGGAAGGGAACGTCTTCTTTTCGTGTCCCAATTCCAGCGCCCCCGCCTACCCGGGGCTTCTGGTGAAAATCACGCCCGATTACCAATGGGAAGTGGCCTACAACCTGCCGGCGCATCCTACCACCCACAAGGCGGTTCCGATGGGTATTTCGTTCGGGCCGGACGGTAACCTTTACATTGCCGACAACCAGTACAATCTGGACAGTAACTTTCAGTCGCGCATCTTGCGATTGAACATGGAGAACGGGAAGCCGGTAGGCGTCGACGTGGTGGCCAAAGGCCTGAAACATCCGAATGCCCTGCGCTGGCACAAGAACGACCTCTACATTACCGATACCAAATGGCGCACTAGTGACGACATGCACACCAGCGGGATTTTCCGCATTGCGAGCCATGAAATGGAAAATGATTCGGTGCAGATTCAGCCTTCGATGGAAGAACGCCACCTGATCGCCACGTTCGAGGCCATTCCGCAGGACGGCAACGACCTGGGTACTGACGGAATGGATTTCGACAGCCAGGGCAATCTGTTCGTGGGGATGTTTACCGACGGCCGGGTGTTCAAGCTGACTTTTGACCAGAGCGGAGCGGTCAACTCGAAAGAGGAATTTCTGAAGCTGGGGACAATTCCCTGTTGCGACGGGATCTTTATCGACAAGACGACCGACCATCTTTACATCGCCGATTCGGAACTGAACGCGATCCATGTGGTCACCAAAAAAGGAGAGGTCCGCACCTTAGCGAAAAACGGCGACACCGACGGAGCCGACGGCGGGCTGGACCAGCCGTGCGAGCCGTTGCTGGTAGGCGACAAGTTATTTGTGGCCAACTACGACCAGCCCAACAGTCCTTCGTTCGTCAACAAACAGGCCGATGGAGTGCATACCATGTCGATTATTCAGGTGCCGGCCGAATTCCTTTCGACCCAATCCACCACCCAGCGCTAA
- a CDS encoding FAD-binding and (Fe-S)-binding domain-containing protein: MLAALHELAGQLEGELHTDTTLRTLYATDASAYRELPLAVAIPHSVEDLKKLIRFASTHNTSLIPRTAGTSLAGQVVGSGIVVDVSRTFTRILEVNKAENWVRVQPGVVRDELNMHLKPYGLQFGPETSTANRAMVGGMVGNNSCGSNSIVYGSTREHLISCKALLSDGSEVEFGPLTNEAFEQKRQGTGLEAQLYQSIYELLSDAENRTAIEEEFPKPSIPRRNTGYALDMLLRCEPFTAGGEPFNFCKLIAGSEGTLLFLYELKLNVIPLSPAHKALVPVHCHTVDESLRANLVAVKHNPGASELMDHFILECTKNNLEQRKNRFFVQGDPGAILVIELWGESEAEVDTRVQALIDELKAEGLGYHYPIVKGEDMGKIWTLRKAGLGLLSNMKGDPKPVPVIEDTAVAVEDLPAYIQEFNEVLKRYGLFCVHYAHAGSGELHLRPILDLKTEEGNQMFRTILQEIAALVKKYRGSLSGEHGDGRLRGEFIRFMVGEHNYGLLKRVKYTWDPQGVFNPNKIVDTPPMNSSLRFRPGQTTPEFDTVFDWSETDGVLRAAEQCNGSADCRKTELSGGTMCPSYMATRNEKHTTRARANILREVLTNSSQPNRFDSEAVKDVMDLCLSCKGCKNECPSNVDVGKLKAEFLQQYQDANGVSLRTRLVANFNKLNVLASSMSGLYNAAFKAPVVGELAKRMVGFAPERSMPPLYPTTLRAWYQKSKAHRFGIVQENPRSAGLSTNGIGSPEETAEVVGTERSRQSGQTLDADIPQRAEYPPESELGRPGEQPNTGRTSRRVYLFCDEFTNYNDVPMGMQAIQLLTKLGYDVVIPDHTESGRTYLSKGLLRDARDVARRNVALLKDLVSEETPLIGLEPSAILSFRDEYLDLLRDEEREAARHIAEHAFLLDEFLAGEIDRGRLTADQFTTEKRVIKLHGHCHQKALASLVPTKKILSLPKNYEVHLIRSGCCGMAGSFGYEKEHYDVSMQVGELVLFPTVRQQPADVIIAAPGTSCRHQIKDGTGRRAKHPAEILWEALV; the protein is encoded by the coding sequence ATGCTTGCAGCCCTGCACGAACTCGCCGGTCAGCTCGAAGGTGAACTCCACACCGACACCACCCTACGGACGTTGTATGCTACCGATGCCTCGGCGTACCGCGAACTGCCTCTGGCCGTAGCCATTCCGCATTCGGTCGAAGACCTGAAAAAACTGATTCGTTTTGCCTCTACCCACAACACGTCGCTGATTCCGCGCACGGCGGGTACGTCGCTGGCCGGGCAGGTCGTCGGGTCGGGCATTGTGGTGGATGTCTCGCGCACGTTTACCCGCATTCTGGAGGTAAACAAGGCCGAAAACTGGGTACGGGTTCAGCCGGGCGTGGTACGCGACGAGCTGAACATGCACCTGAAACCGTACGGGTTGCAGTTTGGGCCGGAAACGTCGACGGCCAACCGGGCGATGGTCGGGGGGATGGTCGGCAACAACTCCTGCGGCTCCAACTCCATCGTCTACGGCAGCACCCGCGAGCACCTGATTTCCTGCAAAGCCTTGCTGAGCGACGGCTCTGAAGTAGAATTCGGACCGCTGACAAACGAAGCGTTTGAACAGAAACGCCAGGGAACCGGGCTGGAAGCACAACTCTACCAGTCGATCTACGAACTGCTTTCCGACGCCGAGAACCGGACCGCCATCGAAGAAGAATTTCCCAAACCGAGCATCCCGCGGCGCAACACCGGCTACGCGCTCGACATGCTGCTGCGGTGCGAACCGTTTACGGCAGGAGGGGAGCCCTTCAATTTCTGTAAACTGATTGCCGGCTCGGAAGGGACGCTGCTGTTTCTGTACGAACTGAAGCTGAACGTCATTCCGCTGTCCCCTGCCCACAAGGCGCTGGTGCCTGTCCATTGCCATACGGTCGACGAGTCGCTGCGGGCCAACCTGGTGGCGGTGAAACACAACCCTGGTGCCAGTGAATTGATGGATCACTTCATTCTGGAGTGCACCAAAAACAACCTGGAACAGCGCAAGAATCGTTTCTTTGTGCAGGGCGATCCGGGGGCCATTCTGGTCATCGAACTGTGGGGCGAAAGCGAAGCCGAGGTTGATACCCGGGTCCAGGCGCTGATCGACGAACTGAAAGCCGAAGGGTTGGGCTACCATTATCCCATCGTAAAAGGCGAAGACATGGGCAAGATCTGGACGCTGCGGAAAGCCGGACTGGGTCTGTTGTCCAACATGAAGGGCGACCCCAAACCCGTACCGGTGATTGAAGATACGGCCGTGGCGGTAGAGGACCTGCCTGCCTACATCCAGGAATTTAACGAAGTGCTGAAACGTTACGGACTCTTTTGTGTGCATTACGCCCACGCCGGTTCGGGCGAGCTGCACCTGCGGCCCATCCTGGACCTGAAGACCGAAGAAGGAAACCAGATGTTCCGCACCATTCTGCAGGAAATTGCGGCGCTGGTCAAGAAATACCGCGGATCGCTCAGCGGTGAGCACGGCGACGGGCGATTGCGCGGAGAATTCATCCGGTTCATGGTGGGCGAACACAACTACGGCCTGTTGAAACGGGTGAAGTACACCTGGGACCCGCAAGGGGTCTTCAACCCCAATAAAATTGTCGATACACCCCCGATGAACAGCTCGTTGCGGTTCCGTCCGGGGCAGACCACACCGGAGTTCGACACCGTGTTCGACTGGAGCGAGACCGACGGTGTGTTGCGGGCGGCTGAGCAGTGCAATGGCTCGGCCGACTGCCGCAAGACCGAACTAAGCGGCGGAACCATGTGCCCCAGCTACATGGCGACGCGCAACGAAAAGCATACGACCCGCGCCCGGGCCAACATTCTGCGCGAAGTGCTGACCAATTCCAGCCAACCGAACCGGTTCGACAGCGAAGCGGTAAAAGACGTGATGGATTTGTGCCTCTCCTGCAAAGGCTGTAAAAACGAATGCCCTTCGAACGTGGATGTCGGCAAGTTGAAAGCGGAGTTTCTGCAACAGTACCAGGATGCCAACGGCGTTTCGCTGCGGACACGCCTCGTTGCCAACTTCAACAAACTGAACGTGTTGGCGTCGTCCATGTCGGGGCTCTACAATGCGGCGTTCAAAGCGCCGGTAGTGGGCGAACTCGCCAAGCGCATGGTAGGATTTGCCCCGGAGCGGTCCATGCCCCCTCTGTATCCGACCACACTCCGCGCGTGGTATCAGAAAAGCAAAGCCCATCGGTTTGGCATTGTGCAGGAAAATCCGCGAAGCGCAGGGTTGAGCACAAACGGCATCGGATCGCCGGAAGAAACGGCCGAAGTGGTCGGTACGGAACGGAGTCGGCAGAGTGGTCAGACGCTGGACGCCGACATTCCGCAGCGTGCCGAGTACCCACCGGAGTCGGAACTGGGGCGGCCGGGCGAACAGCCCAACACGGGACGTACCTCCCGCCGCGTCTACCTGTTCTGCGACGAGTTTACCAATTATAATGACGTGCCAATGGGCATGCAGGCGATTCAGCTGCTGACCAAGCTGGGGTACGATGTCGTCATTCCCGACCATACCGAAAGTGGCCGGACCTACCTGTCGAAGGGCTTGCTGCGCGACGCGCGCGACGTGGCCCGCCGCAACGTGGCGTTGTTGAAAGACCTGGTCTCCGAAGAAACCCCGTTGATTGGACTGGAGCCGTCGGCGATTCTGTCGTTCCGCGACGAATACCTCGATCTGTTGCGGGACGAAGAACGCGAAGCCGCCCGCCACATTGCCGAGCATGCGTTTCTGCTGGATGAATTTCTGGCGGGTGAGATCGACCGCGGACGCCTGACTGCCGATCAGTTTACGACCGAAAAGCGGGTGATCAAACTCCACGGACACTGCCACCAGAAAGCACTCGCCTCCCTGGTCCCGACGAAAAAAATTCTGTCGCTGCCCAAAAATTATGAGGTGCATCTGATTCGTTCCGGCTGTTGTGGCATGGCCGGATCGTTCGGCTACGAGAAAGAACATTACGACGTCTCCATGCAAGTCGGCGAACTGGTGCTGTTCCCGACGGTGCGTCAGCAGCCTGCCGACGTCATCATCGCTGCGCCGGGCACCAGCTGCCGCCACCAGATCAAAGACGGGACCGGCCGCCGCGCCAAACACCCCGCCGAAATCCTCTGGGAGGCGCTGGTCTGA
- a CDS encoding T9SS type A sorting domain-containing protein, whose amino-acid sequence MKKILLLCSIWMWAGMGYAQVTPSSGTPRPQHTLNAHLRPSVHQPAPLAPSVAVRTSAPDQSRLALRPLAGDQYQLDSMIYSEYTFDEPVDSMAQFKYTYQYDDQGRVVKALDYLWEDVSWTPQQRVDYLYNAGGQLSQKTVYYFDVEQLDWIGSDQYIYTYNAAGDTTQINTKGWFETYWLDVYRYAYAYDANGKATYSTRYQWNEESWMKSDSLSHQYDAQGHLQEATTYYSADGTTWELSSRYIYTYTAAGQLEEYAEYDWEEGAWSPFARIVSSYDAQGRAVEQINYTTDSETDAWLENYRMVSQFAANGTRTSSTYYTWDGEAWTEAEQETFQYQPAASELVPQYPFWLAPLWRETASTTGGNTAWLASSLDYIWDADIPDWAKASRVDFYYSSPTVSSSPTVDAGRFRLYPNPAAGQVQLDLSQAELNGRAYTLALRTITGQALRQWTQRGPLAQLSVAGLSRGVYLLEVTLPEGRFHKRLVVE is encoded by the coding sequence ATGAAGAAAATTCTACTCCTGTGCAGTATCTGGATGTGGGCCGGAATGGGTTACGCTCAGGTCACGCCTTCGTCGGGCACGCCCCGGCCTCAGCACACGCTCAACGCACATTTGCGCCCGAGCGTACACCAACCTGCCCCGCTTGCGCCGTCGGTTGCTGTGCGCACGTCAGCTCCAGACCAGAGCCGGCTGGCACTCCGCCCGTTGGCGGGCGACCAGTATCAACTGGACAGCATGATTTACTCGGAATACACGTTCGACGAACCTGTCGACTCCATGGCGCAGTTCAAATACACTTACCAGTACGACGACCAGGGCCGTGTGGTCAAAGCGTTGGATTACCTGTGGGAAGACGTAAGTTGGACGCCCCAGCAGCGGGTCGATTACCTGTACAATGCCGGTGGGCAGCTTTCGCAGAAGACCGTGTATTATTTCGACGTTGAACAGCTGGACTGGATCGGTTCCGATCAATACATCTACACGTACAATGCGGCCGGTGATACCACGCAGATCAATACAAAAGGATGGTTTGAAACCTATTGGCTCGATGTGTATCGCTATGCGTACGCATACGATGCCAACGGCAAAGCCACTTACTCGACCCGCTATCAGTGGAACGAAGAAAGCTGGATGAAAAGCGATAGCCTTTCTCACCAGTACGATGCGCAGGGCCACCTGCAGGAAGCCACCACCTACTACTCAGCTGATGGCACCACGTGGGAACTGTCGAGTCGATATATCTACACTTATACCGCAGCTGGCCAACTGGAAGAATACGCAGAATACGATTGGGAAGAGGGCGCCTGGAGTCCATTCGCGCGCATTGTGTCTAGCTACGATGCGCAGGGACGCGCGGTAGAGCAGATCAATTACACCACTGATTCGGAGACTGACGCCTGGCTGGAGAACTACCGGATGGTATCGCAATTTGCTGCCAACGGAACGCGTACGTCCTCTACCTACTACACATGGGACGGCGAAGCGTGGACAGAAGCCGAACAGGAAACGTTTCAGTACCAACCGGCGGCCAGCGAGCTCGTCCCGCAGTATCCCTTCTGGCTGGCGCCTCTGTGGCGCGAAACCGCCTCGACGACCGGAGGCAACACAGCCTGGCTTGCGTCGAGCCTCGACTACATTTGGGATGCCGACATCCCGGACTGGGCAAAAGCCAGCCGTGTCGATTTTTACTATTCGTCGCCAACGGTCAGCAGCAGTCCTACGGTCGACGCCGGTCGCTTCCGTCTCTACCCGAATCCGGCCGCCGGGCAGGTGCAGCTCGACCTTTCGCAAGCCGAGCTAAACGGGCGGGCGTATACCTTGGCCCTTCGGACCATCACCGGCCAGGCCCTCCGGCAATGGACCCAGCGCGGACCGCTGGCGCAGCTCTCGGTGGCTGGCCTGTCGCGTGGTGTGTACCTGCTGGAGGTAACCTTGCCGGAAGGACGTTTCCACAAACGGTTGGTGGTAGAGTAA
- the proS gene encoding proline--tRNA ligase, translated as MGKGLPKRDEDYSLWYNELVKRADLAENSPVRGCMVIKPYGYSIWEKMQAGLDGMFKETGHTNAYFPLFIPKSYLSREADHVEGFAKECAVVTHYRLKNADDGSGVVVDPDAKLEEELIVRPTSETVIWSTYRNWIQSYRDLPILLNQWANVVRWEMRTRLFLRTAEFLWQEGHTAHATRAEAVAETMQMLDVYATFAEEYMALPVVKGVKTENERFAGAVDTYCIEALMQDGKALQSGTSHFLGQNFAKAFDVKFASKEGGLDYVWGTSWGVSTRLMGALIMAHSDDNGLVLPPKLAPIQVVIVPIFKKPEQLDQLRERAEQIQKALKAQGVSVRFDDRDTQTPGWKFADWELKGVPLRIAMGPRDLENGTVELARRDTGTKETVSADGIAELVPRLLDEIQQSIYDRALRYRQEHTTPVSSYEEFKEVLDSKGGFVLAHWDGTSETEEKIKDETKATIRCIPLEGDETPGTCIYSGKPSQRQVLFARAY; from the coding sequence ATGGGCAAAGGGTTACCCAAAAGAGACGAAGATTATTCGCTCTGGTACAACGAGTTGGTGAAACGTGCAGACCTTGCTGAAAACTCGCCGGTGCGGGGGTGCATGGTCATCAAGCCATACGGTTATTCGATCTGGGAAAAAATGCAGGCCGGGCTTGACGGCATGTTCAAAGAGACGGGCCATACCAACGCATATTTCCCGCTGTTTATTCCAAAATCTTACCTCAGCCGCGAGGCCGACCACGTAGAGGGGTTTGCGAAAGAATGTGCCGTTGTGACGCACTACCGCCTGAAAAACGCGGACGATGGCTCGGGTGTGGTTGTAGACCCCGACGCCAAACTGGAAGAAGAGTTGATCGTTCGCCCGACGTCCGAAACCGTCATTTGGAGCACCTACCGCAACTGGATTCAATCGTACCGCGACCTGCCGATTCTCCTCAACCAGTGGGCCAACGTCGTGCGGTGGGAGATGCGCACGCGCTTGTTCCTGCGTACGGCTGAATTCCTGTGGCAGGAAGGACACACGGCGCACGCCACCCGTGCCGAGGCAGTCGCCGAAACCATGCAGATGCTAGACGTGTACGCCACGTTCGCCGAAGAATACATGGCACTGCCGGTCGTGAAGGGCGTAAAGACGGAGAACGAACGCTTCGCCGGCGCGGTCGATACCTATTGCATCGAAGCACTGATGCAGGACGGCAAGGCCCTGCAAAGTGGCACGTCACACTTCCTGGGGCAGAATTTTGCCAAGGCGTTCGACGTAAAGTTTGCGTCGAAAGAAGGCGGCCTCGATTACGTGTGGGGCACGTCGTGGGGCGTAAGCACACGCCTGATGGGCGCGCTCATCATGGCACACTCCGATGACAACGGCCTGGTGTTGCCTCCCAAGCTGGCCCCGATCCAGGTGGTAATCGTGCCGATTTTCAAGAAACCCGAGCAACTCGATCAATTGCGCGAACGGGCAGAACAGATTCAGAAGGCGCTGAAAGCCCAGGGCGTTTCGGTGCGGTTCGATGACCGCGATACCCAGACACCCGGCTGGAAATTTGCCGACTGGGAACTGAAGGGTGTGCCGCTGCGCATTGCGATGGGACCGCGCGATCTGGAAAACGGGACGGTCGAACTGGCCCGGCGCGATACAGGCACGAAAGAAACCGTGTCGGCCGACGGCATCGCCGAGTTGGTGCCCCGGTTGCTGGACGAAATTCAGCAGAGCATTTACGACCGCGCGTTGCGCTACCGGCAGGAACACACCACCCCGGTGAGTTCGTACGAAGAGTTCAAAGAGGTGCTCGACTCCAAAGGCGGTTTTGTGCTGGCGCACTGGGACGGAACTTCAGAAACAGAAGAGAAAATCAAAGACGAGACCAAAGCCACCATCCGGTGCATTCCGCTGGAAGGCGACGAAACTCCCGGTACCTGCATCTATTCGGGCAAGCCGTCGCAGCGGCAGGTCCTTTTTGCCAGAGCGTATTAG